TAAGAAATATTACATGTTACAGAAAAATAACTGTATAATATAAGAAAGGAAATAAAGTCAGACTTTTATTGTTCCTCCTGTTATCAAAATTATTGtactcaaaattaaaaaaaaaaaaaaaaaaaaaaaaggaacccAAAAAACAAATGAACGATAATTCGAGAAAAAATCAGCCGAATACTATCCTCCTATCCCCTGGAAACAGAAAATTCTAGCAGACTTTGCTGGGTTTCTTGCTAGCCATGACAAACTTCTTCCATAAATCAGTAACTTCCCTTTGTGTCTCAAGTGCAGTTTTCTTAGACACCTTGATAACTCCATCCTTTCCCATGGCATGATGACTTTGACTATTAGTGTTCTTGGAAGGGAGATGATCAAGCTCATTGAGCACCTTGGTAATGTCAAGTACAAGCCGCTCAGCAAGGGTCCGGGAGAAGTCTTCCCGGACAACAACACGGAGCACTGTGACATGCTGAGCGTCAGCTGGCATGGTGTAGGCTGGTACAATCCACCCATATCTCCTTAACATCTCCGAAATCTCAAACTCGTTGTGAAATGTATTGTCCTTAAGAGAGAAGGCCACTAGTGGTACACCATTGTCTTTAGACGCAATGGTGAATCTCCCTGTCTTTTCTAAGCCAGCCTTTAAAACCATAGCATTTTCTTGACAGTTCTCCATCACACTTTGATACCCCTCAAAACCAAGACGGATTAGCTGATAGTACTGAGCAATCACTTGACTCGATCCTGTTAATTACCCATATCATCTAGTTAATTCCCACCCCCAAATTTACCTGTTAAACACGTACTTTAATTATATTATGCTGAAAAAGTTACCTTTGGAGAAGTTGAGAGTGAAGGTAGGCTGGTCGGCTCCTAGATAGTTGATATGGAAGATGAGTTCTTCAGGCAAGTCTTCCTTGCTCCTCCAGATGGCCCAACCAATCCCAGCATAAACAAGGCCGTATTTGTGACCACTTACATTTATGCTCTTCACCAGGGGAAGCCTGAAGTCCCATTCTAGTTCTGGGTACAGAAAGGGTGCAATAAATCCTCCACTTGCTGCATCCACATGTATTGGAGTATCCCACCTGAAAAATCTCAATGGTAAGACCATGCATTCAGTTTTGTCGGTTTGCATatattatactccctctgtcccaattTATTCTTTACGCTTTTCGTTTTTAATGTCCCATTTTAATCTTTACACTTAGAATCTTTCATTTTATGACGTAACCTTCATCCTGCCTTTCTTTTTTGAAATCCGTGATAGAGTCGCATAATgttcatttgatttttttttatttttcttgtatgAGTAGGGAGGTTATAAGAATTTAACTTGAGGATTTCTTCTCCTCCGTTGTTGAACGATTT
This genomic stretch from Spinacia oleracea cultivar Varoflay chromosome 3, BTI_SOV_V1, whole genome shotgun sequence harbors:
- the LOC110783500 gene encoding glutamate decarboxylase 1 — its product is MVLSHAVSDSDAYIQCTFASRHLQTPLPRFKMPENSLPKEAAFQIINDELMLDGNPRLNLASFVTTWMEPECDKLVMAAMNKNYVDMDEYPVTTELQNRCVNMIARLFNAPLEESEVAVGVGTVGSSEAIMLAGLAFKRRWQNKRKAQGLPHDNPNIVTGANVQVCWEKFARYFEVELKEVKLQEGYYVMDPAKAVDLVDENTICVAAILGSTLNGEFEDVKLLNDLLLEKNNETGWDTPIHVDAASGGFIAPFLYPELEWDFRLPLVKSINVSGHKYGLVYAGIGWAIWRSKEDLPEELIFHINYLGADQPTFTLNFSKGSSQVIAQYYQLIRLGFEGYQSVMENCQENAMVLKAGLEKTGRFTIASKDNGVPLVAFSLKDNTFHNEFEISEMLRRYGWIVPAYTMPADAQHVTVLRVVVREDFSRTLAERLVLDITKVLNELDHLPSKNTNSQSHHAMGKDGVIKVSKKTALETQREVTDLWKKFVMASKKPSKVC